One genomic window of Sodaliphilus pleomorphus includes the following:
- the lpxA gene encoding acyl-ACP--UDP-N-acetylglucosamine O-acyltransferase: MISQLAHVDPDAKIGKDVTIHPFAFISKNTEIGDGCTIYPFVSILNGARIGKNTKIYNGSIIAAEPQDFHWHGEPSFCYIGDNCIIREGSIINRGSQSTGGTRVGNDCFIMAEVHISHDAQLSSKCVIGNGVQIAGRSRVHSYVILSSGAMLHAGSEVGRFAMVKGGCRISGNVPPYVVMAHNPAQYVGINAVTMRYVGISEDAIDDVAKCYRHVYECSTTVFNAVKRIEADIEPCKEKDLILKFIKEHDLHIVGAVSHADEEF; the protein is encoded by the coding sequence TAGTCAGTTAGCGCACGTCGACCCCGATGCCAAAATCGGGAAAGATGTCACGATACACCCATTTGCTTTCATCAGCAAGAATACCGAGATTGGTGACGGGTGCACCATTTATCCCTTTGTGAGCATCCTCAACGGTGCCCGCATTGGCAAGAATACTAAAATCTACAACGGCTCGATCATCGCCGCCGAGCCGCAAGATTTCCACTGGCACGGCGAGCCGTCGTTCTGCTACATAGGCGACAACTGCATCATTCGTGAGGGCTCCATCATCAATCGTGGCAGCCAGAGCACCGGCGGTACCCGCGTGGGCAACGATTGCTTCATCATGGCCGAGGTGCACATCAGCCACGATGCCCAGCTCAGCAGCAAGTGCGTGATAGGCAACGGCGTGCAAATCGCAGGCCGCAGCCGGGTGCACAGCTATGTCATCTTGTCGTCGGGCGCGATGCTGCACGCCGGCAGCGAGGTGGGGCGCTTTGCCATGGTCAAGGGCGGATGCCGCATCAGCGGCAATGTGCCCCCCTATGTGGTCATGGCTCACAACCCCGCGCAATATGTGGGCATCAATGCCGTCACCATGCGCTATGTGGGCATCAGCGAGGATGCTATCGATGACGTGGCCAAGTGCTACCGTCACGTCTATGAGTGCTCGACCACGGTGTTCAACGCCGTGAAGCGCATCGAGGCCGACATCGAGCCTTGTAAGGAGAAGGACTTGATATTGAAATTCATCAAGGAGCACGACTTGCACATCGTGGGTGCTGTGAGCCATGCCGACGAGGAGTTTTAG
- the rnc gene encoding ribonuclease III, with translation MFNKIISLVKLLFSKDKELYVFIHGITGFYPRNIALYKLAFVHRSMPVKTASGKWVNNERLEYLGDAVLDLVVAAYLYDKYPEQHEGFLTSTRAKIVQRESLNRIGRVFHLESHVKASAHSSSHNSYISGNAVEALVGAIYLDRGYKVAQRFICRKIIDENIKLEDLVNTEKNFKSRLIEWTQKYHVSIEFELIDTYSDADNNPIFKTAILLGGIFAADATGYSKKESHQGASKKALDRVASDTLFREQVLSTAPTTDGFNQ, from the coding sequence GTGTTTAACAAAATCATATCACTCGTAAAGCTCCTTTTCTCCAAGGATAAGGAGCTTTACGTTTTTATACATGGCATCACAGGCTTCTACCCGCGCAACATCGCACTCTACAAGCTGGCCTTCGTGCACCGCTCCATGCCCGTGAAGACGGCAAGCGGCAAGTGGGTGAACAACGAGCGGCTCGAGTATCTGGGCGACGCCGTGCTCGACCTGGTGGTGGCAGCCTACCTCTACGACAAGTATCCCGAGCAGCACGAGGGATTCCTCACCTCGACCCGGGCCAAGATAGTGCAGCGCGAGAGTCTGAACCGCATAGGGCGCGTTTTTCACCTCGAGTCGCATGTGAAGGCCTCGGCCCACTCGTCGTCGCACAACAGCTATATCAGCGGCAACGCCGTCGAGGCCCTTGTGGGCGCCATCTATCTCGACCGCGGCTACAAAGTGGCCCAGCGCTTCATATGCCGCAAGATTATCGACGAGAACATCAAACTTGAAGACCTTGTCAATACCGAGAAAAATTTCAAGTCGCGACTCATCGAGTGGACGCAAAAGTACCACGTGAGCATCGAGTTTGAGCTTATCGACACCTACAGCGACGCCGACAACAACCCCATTTTCAAAACAGCCATTCTGCTGGGCGGCATCTTTGCCGCCGATGCCACAGGCTACAGCAAGAAAGAATCGCACCAGGGGGCCTCTAAGAAGGCGCTCGACCGCGTGGCCAGCGACACACTCTTCCGCGAGCAGGTGCTCTCGACAGCACCCACGACCGACGGCTTCAACCAGTAG